The window CGCCCAGACGCCAGAAATTGTTGCAAAAAACACTTGGATAGCGCTGATTCCTGACACTTCATGGGCGGTGAACGCTGCCACCCCGAGCAACGGCGGGAGATAGAGCAACATCGGGTACTTGATGATGGATCCACCGATTCCCACCATCCCGGAAATGAATGAGCCGATAAATCCGATCAGGAACATCGTCACAATAAAAGCGAAATCCATCTCAACCCCCTCCTTTCTCAGACATCAGCCCTTTTGAATCCAAAACTGGAATACGCCGGCCTCTTCGGATTGCTCCAGCAGTTGATGGCCGCTTGACTTAGACCAGGCAGTCAAATCCGCTACCGAACCTTTATCCGTCGTATGGATTTCCAAGACCTCACCTTCCGCCAATTCCTTGATCGCTTTCCTTGCACGGACAACAGGCACCGGGCAGGCAAGCCCTTTTGCATCTAAAAATTTTGTTGAATTCATTTATATCTTCTCCTTTGGTTGATTTATCGTACGGCACATCGATTCGGGCCGATTTCCATTTCACGTTGCGTCTCTTCATCAGGCGTAATTCGACCCATATTCGTCTTCCGGATTTCCTGATACGCATTCGGTTGAGGCGGCAAATTCTCCGTCACCATTCTCCTAAACTCAGTTTCACTCTCCACATTCAGCCCATGATTCTGTTCAAATAAAACGCCTAGCTTCTCCGCGACACTGCCGTCATCCTTCAATTCATCGATGATCATGAAGTGAGCGGGAAGGACGAGGAGTTCTCCGGACAACTCCTTATACCGTTTATAGAGAGACTCCCGCAAATCGCCGACCCAGTCATCTGCTAAACCGGCGAGGTCCGGACGTCCGATGGAATCGATGAACAAAATATCGCCTGACAGTAAATACTTGCTGTCTACCACGAAGGAAGTGGAACCAATCGTATGCCCCGGCGAGTAAAGAGGTTGGATGGCGATCGTCGACTTGCCGATCCGGACGTCCCGTCCTTCTTCGAGCGGTTCATAGGCAAATGTCACTTCGCCTGCATCTTTCGGAGGAAGCCAATACGTACCGCCCACCTGCTCCGCGATTTTACGTCCTCCCGAAATATGATCGGCATGCAAATGCGTGTCGAACACATGAGTGATTTTTGCGTCCAATTCTTCCGCAAAGCTTATGAACACATCCGTCATCCGGGTCGCATCGACGATTGCCGCTTCCCCGTGGGAAACGATCATATAGGAAAGGCATCCTTTGCCGATCCGAACGAATTGATACAATTCACCTCCATCCGCCAAATCACCGACTTTGACCGGTTCCAAATGTTCGCTCCAAGCTTTCATGCCCCCTTCCAAATAGAACGCGGCCCGGCCTTGTTCTGCGATCATCTCCGCTACCATCACGGAA is drawn from Sporosarcina sp. FSL W7-1349 and contains these coding sequences:
- a CDS encoding sulfurtransferase TusA family protein, which translates into the protein MNSTKFLDAKGLACPVPVVRARKAIKELAEGEVLEIHTTDKGSVADLTAWSKSSGHQLLEQSEEAGVFQFWIQKG
- a CDS encoding MBL fold metallo-hydrolase, which produces MSLKPMTASEMTKKIVKKEPVFILDVRNEDAFADWKIEGEHIQHLNIPYFDLLDGVEDIMDQLPTDQDIVVVCAKEGSSVMVAEMIAEQGRAAFYLEGGMKAWSEHLEPVKVGDLADGGELYQFVRIGKGCLSYMIVSHGEAAIVDATRMTDVFISFAEELDAKITHVFDTHLHADHISGGRKIAEQVGGTYWLPPKDAGEVTFAYEPLEEGRDVRIGKSTIAIQPLYSPGHTIGSTSFVVDSKYLLSGDILFIDSIGRPDLAGLADDWVGDLRESLYKRYKELSGELLVLPAHFMIIDELKDDGSVAEKLGVLFEQNHGLNVESETEFRRMVTENLPPQPNAYQEIRKTNMGRITPDEETQREMEIGPNRCAVR